Sequence from the Paenibacillus tundrae genome:
GAAGAACGTGGTATTCTGAATTTGTGCACGACACATTAATTCTTTTCCGTTATAATAGAAGAAACGGTATAGGAAACTCGGTTTCCTTGTAACCGACTTTGTGGATACGGAAAAGGTAAGCAACCTTTTGTCCTAATTTAGGGCGAAGGGTTGCTTTTTTGCGTTTTTTTACTCGGCTTACTAGCGAACAGGGAGAGATTCTTTTGGAGTAAACGCTTGCAATCCGTTGTCACAGCCTACACAATATGAGGGAAGGACTTCTTCCCGGATCGGGAGGTTTTTGTTTATGGAGGAGAGATGGGTTTTATTTGGTTTGCATGAGATGGATGGGGTCGGTAAGAAAACGATCGCGAAGCTATTATCTGGACAGCATAAGCTCCAAGAGCTATTAGATTATACGGAAGCCGATTGGTTGCAGGCGGGTCTGAGGAAGGATCAAGCGCATCGCCTTGCCGTGCAGTTTGACCTTGACTGGATAGAGCAAAAACGCGAGAACGTTTACAAACAGGGGATTGAGGTTATAACTTATCTGGATTCCAATTACCCTATATTAATGAAGGAAACCGTTCAGCCTCCATGGGTATTATATGGTCGTGGAGATATGCAGCTGCTGCATTCTAAGTCCATCGCGATGGTAGGTACCCGTATGCCGACTGTATATGGTCGTAAAGTTGGAGAGCGACTGGCCGAGGAATTGTGCAAGGCAGGCTTGACCATTGTCAGTGGACTGGCTAGAGGTATTGATAGCGTGTGTCATGATGCTGCTTTGCGTGCAGGTGGCAAAACGATTGCAGTATTCGGAACAGGCATAGATTCGATCTATCCGCCTGAAAATAATAGTTTGGCTGAACGCATTGCCGAAACGGGTCTACTTTTGTCAGAATACCCTCCAGGTACTCGAGCTCACCAGGGGTTGTTCCCCGAACGGAACCGAATTATTGCTGGCTTAAGTCTAGGAACGTTGGTGGTAGAAGCTGACATTCGTAGTGGCTCACTCATAACGGCTGATGCAGCATTGGATGCGGGTAGAGATGTATTTGCAGTGCCAGGTCCTATTACATCGCCGAAGAGCAGAGGGTCACATAATCTCATTCGACAGGGCGCAAAATTGGTCACTTCTGCAGCCGATCTGTTAGAAGAGTATCAAATGGACTTGCCAAATCCCGAACAAGTTCCTTACAATAGAGGACGTTCGACGCAAAATAAACAGTCTGTTACAGCGGGAATGTTTCCTCCGGCAACGCTCTCTTCGGACGAGCAGAGAGTAATTGCCATACTGCAACAGGAGGAACAGTCCTTAGATC
This genomic interval carries:
- the dprA gene encoding DNA-processing protein DprA, yielding MEERWVLFGLHEMDGVGKKTIAKLLSGQHKLQELLDYTEADWLQAGLRKDQAHRLAVQFDLDWIEQKRENVYKQGIEVITYLDSNYPILMKETVQPPWVLYGRGDMQLLHSKSIAMVGTRMPTVYGRKVGERLAEELCKAGLTIVSGLARGIDSVCHDAALRAGGKTIAVFGTGIDSIYPPENNSLAERIAETGLLLSEYPPGTRAHQGLFPERNRIIAGLSLGTLVVEADIRSGSLITADAALDAGRDVFAVPGPITSPKSRGSHNLIRQGAKLVTSAADLLEEYQMDLPNPEQVPYNRGRSTQNKQSVTAGMFPPATLSSDEQRVIAILQQEEQSLDQLVERLSWDFGHLHSVLLSLIIKKQISQLPGTRYARV